A window of Babylonia areolata isolate BAREFJ2019XMU chromosome 2, ASM4173473v1, whole genome shotgun sequence contains these coding sequences:
- the LOC143278438 gene encoding uncharacterized protein LOC143278438: protein MEKAVEAVNSGQTFRQAAEQYRVNKDTLYRVFKKKKTGEELQTFPESCRSRQVFSQSEEEELVEYIIKASRIGFPVDTKTLRRLAYQLAERNTKKFPDTWETGRTGEDWLFSFQKRHHNKISSRTPESTSIARATVFNRTNVKTFFDNMKDLYGRYGFEPGDIYNPDETGLQTSQKPQRVVAEAGVKQVAQMVSHERGETVTMLGFINAIGNSVPPCLIFPRVNFRDFMMNSAPPGACGFASRSGWMTKEIFLECLHHFASFAHRGPDRKVLLILDNHESHVSLDVVDFCREKNIVLLSFPPHTSLWTEQSSDHSSGRFMLPVATGCTAIQGDG, encoded by the coding sequence ATGGAAAAGGCTGTGGAGGCAGTGAATAGTGGACAGACATTTCGCCAAGCTGCTGAACAGTACAGAGTCAACAAAGACACTTTGTACAGAGTgttcaagaaaaagaagacaggtgAGGAGCTGCAAACTTTTCCAGAAAGCTGTCGATCACGACAGGTCTTCAGCCAATCTGAAGAAGAGGAGCTGGTGGAATACATCATCAAAGCGTCAAGAATTGGGTTTCCGGTTGACACTAAAACTCTTAGAAGGCTGGCTTATCAACTCgctgaaagaaacacaaaaaaattccCTGACACTTGGGAGACCGGCCGAACAGGAGAGGACTGGCTGTTCAGCTTTCAGAAGCGGCACCACAACAAAATAAGTTCAAGGACTCCAGAATCGACCAGCATAGCCAGAGCCACTGTTTTCAACAGAACGAATGTGAAAACATTCTTTGATAACATGAAGGACCTGTACGGACGTTATGGATTTGAGCCGGGTGATATCTACAATCCAGATGAAACTGGCCTTCAAACATCGCAGAAGCCTCAGAGAGTGGTGGCAGAGGCAGGGGTCAAACAAGTTGCCCAGATGGTGTCCCACGAAAGGGGCGAAACTGTGACGATGCTCGGCTTTATCAATGCCATTGGGAACTCCGTGCCTCCCTGCCTGATTTTCCCAAGAGTGAATTTCAGAGACTTTATGATGAACAGTGCACCTCCTGGTGCATGTGGCTTTGCCAGTCGCTCTGGGTGGATGACAAAGGAGATCTTCCTTGAATGTCTGCACCATTTTGCTTCTTTCGCACACCGCGGCCCAGACCGGAAAGTGCTGCTCATATTAGACAACCACGAATCCCATGTGTCCTTGGATGTGGTCGACTTTTGTCGGGAAAAGAACATCGTCCTGCTTAGCTTCCCTCCTCACACAAGCCTTTGGACAGAGCAGTCTTCGGACCATTCAAGCGGGCGTTTCATGCTGCCAGTAGCGACTGGATGCACAGCCATCCAGGGAGACGGATGA